One Lottiidibacillus patelloidae genomic region harbors:
- a CDS encoding RHS repeat-associated core domain-containing protein → MNKTSYTYAPGGYGEHSTTTLIDSISTGNHSFTYDYNNSGNIETTTENGQTIIYHYNELNELVREDNEVLNKTIVYAYDVGGNILSKTEYPYTIGTLGIATKTINYNYTDANWKVKLTSYDGKEITYDEIGNPLTYDNYTYSWEAGNQLGGISGNGITTSFKYNDSGIRTEKTVNGVTTTYRLEGSRVTYETNGTDEIYYTYDDTLISMNLNGEEYFYVYNLQGDVVGLLDSSGQEVVTYQYDTWGNQVSITGTKASTVGAKNPYRYRGYRYDSETKLYYLNARYYNSEWGRFLNADTFRGLTGDLLSHNAFAYAKNNPVMYVDPTGYFWKSIIKVTKKVVTKTAKVLILDDLQTLTDGKWDGNDVIAAVNLTPWGKVVKGANLAIKAGKNIDGLVASGVRGSKGNSNAVPLKQGGGSNPNDFVTPMQKNICMTLVYHQHQKGLNMERM, encoded by the coding sequence GTGAACAAAACTTCCTATACGTACGCGCCAGGTGGTTATGGAGAGCATTCGACAACAACTCTAATCGACTCAATTTCAACAGGTAATCATAGTTTCACATATGATTACAATAACAGTGGGAATATTGAAACAACGACTGAGAATGGTCAAACAATCATTTACCACTACAATGAATTAAATGAGCTAGTTCGAGAAGATAACGAAGTCTTAAACAAAACGATTGTTTATGCTTATGATGTAGGAGGAAATATTCTCTCTAAAACCGAATATCCATATACGATAGGAACACTTGGTATAGCTACGAAAACGATTAACTACAACTATACCGATGCGAATTGGAAAGTCAAGCTCACATCGTATGATGGAAAAGAAATAACGTATGATGAAATAGGAAACCCGTTAACGTATGATAATTATACATATAGTTGGGAAGCAGGAAATCAGCTTGGGGGTATTAGTGGAAATGGCATCACAACGTCCTTCAAGTATAATGACAGTGGTATTCGTACAGAAAAAACAGTAAATGGTGTCACAACCACATACCGTCTAGAAGGTTCTCGCGTCACGTATGAAACAAACGGTACAGATGAAATCTATTACACGTATGACGATACGTTAATCAGCATGAACTTAAACGGAGAAGAATACTTCTACGTATATAACTTGCAGGGAGATGTTGTTGGTTTACTAGATTCTTCTGGCCAAGAAGTTGTAACGTACCAATATGACACGTGGGGTAATCAAGTTTCCATAACTGGAACCAAAGCAAGTACAGTAGGAGCAAAGAACCCATATCGTTACCGTGGATATCGTTATGACAGTGAAACGAAGCTTTACTACTTAAATGCTAGATATTACAACTCTGAGTGGGGAAGGTTTTTAAATGCAGATACGTTCCGTGGATTAACTGGTGATTTATTAAGCCACAATGCCTTTGCATATGCGAAAAACAACCCAGTCATGTACGTTGATCCGACAGGTTACTTCTGGAAATCGATTATTAAAGTAACGAAAAAAGTTGTAACGAAAACTGCGAAGGTACTAATTTTAGACGACTTACAAACATTAACAGACGGAAAATGGGATGGAAATGATGTCATAGCTGCAGTTAACCTCACGCCGTGGGGCAAAGTCGTTAAAGGCGCTAACCTAGCAATAAAAGCTGGAAAGAACATAGATGGGTTAGTTGCAAGTGGAGTGAGGGGCTCTAAGGGTAATAGTAATGCTGTGCCTCTTAAACAGGGTGGTGGTAGTAACCCAAATGATTTTGTTACCCCCATGCAGAAAAACATTTGTATGACTCTAGTATACCATCAACACCAAAAAGGTCTCAATATGGAGAGAATGTAG
- a CDS encoding YkuS family protein: protein MAKVGVEQSLTNVQNALQQKGYDVVQLKQEQDAAGCDCCVITGGDQNVMGMQDTQMKGAVINADGLTAEEVCQQVESRLQQ from the coding sequence ATGGCAAAAGTTGGTGTAGAACAGTCCTTAACGAATGTACAAAATGCGTTGCAACAAAAGGGATATGATGTAGTGCAGTTAAAACAAGAACAAGATGCAGCTGGATGTGATTGCTGCGTGATCACTGGTGGCGATCAAAATGTCATGGGAATGCAAGATACACAAATGAAAGGTGCGGTAATTAATGCCGATGGCCTTACAGCTGAAGAAGTGTGTCAGCAAGTAGAAAGCCGCTTACAACAATAA
- a CDS encoding RHS repeat domain-containing protein, with the protein MSFLVYFQQIFLNSLGYQNIILSSPLTSNQIYTLSAYAKRLGSSQPKLSLQAFDSNDNLLLYEIFTKNIQENEWEKISHTFTVPAGTVKIRAIIRTSVKDNDIIRFDAVQLENKDFDSPFTTSTLASAKNLYDLNVSKDAGTMTTWFKTKTVPSYSRHIVSIEGTNKELFNVVIGTDNIVSVGYRKNGDDNVYKLITTTETVPLNEWQFMSLKWEYDQANLNVTFYLNGNKYTASTSDFRDFSNGKIALGSSYFGKYQLNGLMEQFTYSAKAIPDPIIENIYNQNRNDIMARVTNDYSYENDRMKTVSHNIDATSSVTYSFNYDDFGNTTGIYVGDQLLTTNNYEQTVDKNGQTISTGKLLSTQYSNNDTISYEYDNLDRMTELLVNGDLQFKYHFNASGNLGYHEDIVNGVDYRYEYDLAERLVSVVANNGYAISYNYDVNNNISKVTEEINNKQFETDYLYDNDNRLKDVTYTRDGVLNKVSNNYDTIGRLDTRTVTHNTTPINTTSYTFEAGGQGTNSTTSLVKTMTTNGHTYTFTYDDVGNITEITDNDGSTTKAINYDYNELNELVREDNKVINKTIVYDYDLGGNILSKTEYPYTLGDLTGVTGTKIDYTYGNANWKDQLTKYDGKTIDYDAIGNPISYDGYTYSWEAGDQLAGISSTEVTTSYKYNDGGFRTEKTVNGVTTNYYLEGSHVTYETTGTDEIYYTYDSKLISMNLNGEEYFYVYNLQGDVVGLLDSTGTEVVSYTYDTWGKVLSITGTDKDTVGVKNPYRYRGYRYDSETGLYYLNARYYNPEWGRMLNADSFGGFTGELLSHNVYAYVQNNPVMLYDPTGHFGQFILPAILVTALAVDFAISMYNAYEEEGMKGVAKEAGKEALYTAATGGGGKFLAKYGAKALGPLISNATVKSVSNMNEFFDMEFGQSIKNSLSKSNIKYDGQVIYKVTQKTSSEYLKKGYGIYLDGMHKDHLEVINKTGHVIHVLNLDGTLNTDKTKKAFGRNVREWRK; encoded by the coding sequence GTGAGTTTTTTAGTTTATTTCCAACAAATTTTCTTAAATTCACTTGGATATCAAAATATTATATTATCTAGCCCATTAACATCTAATCAAATATACACACTAAGTGCTTATGCAAAGCGTCTTGGAAGTTCGCAACCAAAATTATCATTACAGGCATTTGATAGTAATGATAACTTACTGCTATATGAAATTTTCACAAAAAACATCCAAGAAAATGAATGGGAAAAAATTAGTCATACATTCACAGTGCCAGCCGGTACTGTGAAAATTAGGGCTATTATCCGAACAAGTGTGAAGGATAACGATATCATTCGCTTTGACGCAGTTCAGTTAGAAAATAAGGATTTCGATTCGCCTTTTACTACATCAACACTTGCATCAGCGAAAAACTTATATGATCTAAATGTAAGTAAAGATGCTGGTACTATGACGACATGGTTTAAAACAAAAACTGTACCTTCTTATAGTAGACATATCGTTTCGATTGAAGGAACAAATAAAGAATTATTTAATGTTGTCATAGGAACAGATAATATCGTATCTGTGGGTTATCGTAAGAATGGTGACGACAACGTATATAAGCTCATTACGACTACCGAAACAGTACCATTAAATGAATGGCAATTTATGTCGTTAAAGTGGGAGTATGATCAAGCGAATTTAAATGTTACCTTCTATTTAAATGGTAATAAGTACACTGCTTCAACAAGTGATTTTAGAGACTTTTCTAATGGTAAAATAGCACTCGGCAGCAGCTATTTTGGAAAATACCAACTAAACGGACTAATGGAACAATTTACGTATAGTGCTAAAGCAATTCCTGATCCAATTATTGAAAACATCTATAACCAAAATAGAAATGACATTATGGCAAGAGTTACGAACGATTATTCTTATGAAAACGACCGCATGAAAACAGTGTCTCATAACATTGATGCCACTTCTTCTGTCACATATTCATTCAATTACGATGATTTTGGTAATACAACAGGGATTTATGTTGGTGATCAACTGTTAACAACAAATAATTATGAACAAACGGTAGATAAAAACGGTCAAACGATATCTACTGGCAAGCTATTAAGCACGCAATATAGTAATAATGATACAATTAGTTACGAGTACGATAATCTTGACCGAATGACTGAACTACTAGTGAATGGTGACCTGCAGTTTAAGTATCACTTCAACGCTAGTGGCAACTTAGGTTATCATGAAGATATCGTGAATGGTGTTGATTATCGCTATGAGTACGATTTAGCGGAGCGTCTTGTGTCTGTTGTCGCTAATAACGGTTATGCAATCAGCTATAACTACGATGTCAACAACAACATTAGTAAAGTAACAGAAGAAATTAATAACAAGCAATTCGAAACGGATTATCTGTACGACAATGATAATCGCTTAAAGGATGTTACCTATACTCGTGATGGTGTGCTAAATAAGGTGTCGAACAATTACGATACGATCGGTCGTTTAGATACTCGCACAGTTACGCATAACACAACGCCTATAAATACGACGTCTTATACATTTGAAGCTGGTGGTCAAGGAACTAACTCGACAACATCATTAGTGAAGACAATGACAACAAACGGTCATACGTACACGTTTACGTATGATGATGTAGGTAATATCACAGAGATTACAGATAATGATGGTTCAACAACAAAAGCGATAAATTATGACTATAATGAATTAAATGAACTTGTCCGTGAGGATAACAAAGTAATCAACAAAACAATCGTTTATGATTACGACTTAGGAGGAAATATCCTCTCGAAAACAGAATATCCTTATACACTAGGAGATTTAACAGGGGTTACAGGTACAAAGATTGACTATACGTATGGTAATGCAAACTGGAAAGATCAGTTAACGAAATACGATGGTAAAACGATTGATTACGATGCGATAGGAAACCCCATTAGCTATGATGGCTACACGTATTCATGGGAAGCAGGAGACCAGCTTGCAGGAATATCCAGCACCGAAGTCACCACTTCTTACAAGTATAACGACGGTGGCTTCCGTACAGAAAAAACTGTAAATGGCGTCACTACAAACTATTACCTTGAAGGCTCACACGTCACGTACGAAACAACTGGAACTGATGAAATCTATTACACATACGACAGCAAACTCATCAGCATGAACTTAAACGGTGAAGAATACTTCTACGTCTATAACTTGCAAGGGGATGTTGTTGGATTACTAGATTCAACTGGTACAGAAGTAGTTTCCTACACGTACGACACGTGGGGGAAAGTCCTTTCAATTACTGGTACAGACAAAGATACGGTAGGAGTTAAGAATCCTTATCGTTACAGAGGCTATCGCTATGACAGTGAAACAGGATTATATTATCTAAACGCTAGATACTATAATCCAGAGTGGGGACGAATGCTGAATGCAGATTCGTTCGGTGGATTTACAGGCGAACTGCTAAGCCACAACGTCTACGCCTATGTTCAGAACAATCCGGTGATGTTGTATGATCCGACTGGGCATTTTGGTCAATTTATTTTACCGGCTATACTAGTAACAGCACTTGCTGTAGATTTTGCAATATCAATGTATAACGCTTATGAAGAAGAGGGCATGAAAGGTGTAGCGAAAGAAGCAGGGAAGGAAGCTTTATATACCGCAGCAACAGGAGGCGGTGGCAAGTTTCTTGCCAAGTATGGTGCAAAGGCTTTAGGACCTTTAATAAGTAATGCTACAGTTAAATCTGTCTCTAATATGAATGAGTTCTTTGATATGGAGTTTGGACAATCTATTAAAAATTCTTTAAGCAAATCAAATATTAAATATGATGGACAAGTAATTTACAAAGTTACACAAAAAACAAGTAGTGAATATCTTAAGAAAGGTTATGGAATTTACCTGGACGGGATGCATAAAGATCATTTAGAGGTCATAAATAAAACAGGCCATGTAATACATGTGTTAAATTTAGATGGTACATTAAATACTGATAAAACTAAAAAAGCATTTGGACGTAATGTTAGAGAATGGAGAAAATAA
- a CDS encoding mechanosensitive ion channel family protein: protein MVEWIENIKWNELMVAVGVNLLQILAIIIVFLIAKKIGNNVLHRSFERLSKKDDISIQRVKTLEKLSFNIITYVFGFIAIVMIFEVFGLDTKTLIAGAGVLGLAIGFGAQGLVSDVVTGFFLLIEKQIEVDNYVTMAGYSGIVEEVGLKTTTVRGFDGTLNYIPNREISSLSNHSRGNMRALVDIGISYNDDIDKAMTVLQDACDAVAAESPEIVEGPNVLGVQSFGSSDVVLRVVAKTENMQQWAIERKLRKAIKEAFDKNNIEIPYPHQVYISKTEEA, encoded by the coding sequence ATGGTCGAATGGATTGAAAATATTAAATGGAATGAATTGATGGTAGCTGTTGGGGTAAATCTTCTCCAAATTTTAGCTATTATTATCGTCTTTTTAATTGCAAAGAAAATTGGAAATAACGTTTTACACCGTTCATTTGAAAGACTTTCAAAAAAAGATGATATTTCTATTCAAAGAGTAAAAACGTTAGAGAAACTATCGTTTAACATAATTACTTACGTTTTTGGTTTTATCGCAATCGTCATGATTTTTGAAGTGTTCGGACTTGATACAAAAACATTAATTGCAGGTGCAGGTGTACTTGGTTTAGCAATAGGTTTTGGTGCGCAAGGACTTGTAAGTGACGTTGTGACTGGATTCTTCTTATTAATTGAAAAGCAAATTGAAGTAGACAATTATGTCACGATGGCTGGTTATTCAGGAATTGTTGAAGAAGTCGGGTTAAAAACGACGACGGTACGTGGATTTGACGGAACGCTTAACTATATACCTAACCGTGAAATTAGCAGTTTAAGTAACCACTCAAGAGGAAATATGCGTGCACTCGTTGATATCGGTATTTCTTATAATGACGATATTGATAAAGCAATGACAGTGCTTCAAGATGCTTGTGATGCTGTTGCTGCAGAAAGTCCAGAAATTGTGGAAGGACCGAACGTGCTTGGCGTACAAAGCTTTGGTTCATCTGACGTTGTTTTACGTGTTGTTGCCAAAACAGAAAATATGCAACAATGGGCTATTGAGCGTAAATTACGTAAAGCAATTAAAGAAGCATTTGATAAAAATAATATTGAAATTCCATATCCACACCAAGTTTACATTTCAAAAACTGAAGAAGCATAA
- a CDS encoding RHS repeat-associated core domain-containing protein gives MNDVLQYKYHFNASGNLGYHEDMVNGVDYRYEYDLAERLVSVVANNGYAISYNYDVNNNISKVTEEINNKQFVTDYLYDKDNRLKDVTYTRDGVQNKVSNNYDTIGRLDTRTVTYNTTPINTTSYTFEAGGQGTNSTTSLVKTMTTNGHTYTFMFDDVGNITEIKDNDGSTTKTINYDYNELNELVREDNEVVNKTIVYDYDLGGNILSKTEYPYTLGDLAGVTGTKIDYTYGNANWKDQLTKYDGKTIDYDAIGNPISYDGYTYTWEAGDQLAGISSTEVTTSYKYNDGGYRTEKTVNGVTTNYYLEGSHVTYETTGDDEIYYTYDSKLISMNLNGEEYFYVYNLQGDVVGLLDSTGTEIVSYTYDTWGQVISITGTKASTVGEKNPYRYRGYRYDSETGLYYLNARYYNPEWGRMLNADSFGGFTGELLSHNVYAYVLNNPVMLFDPTGYYAMGITPEVFGAGAPTTDGINTESVLYTIDVYLSFMPGSGLVAKGTSKAIGFVSKLFGKGAGKVLNSFDDVANYVRKNGKLPDNYITKKEARILGWNPREGNLADVAPGKSIGGDIFKNKENLLPSSSGRVWYEADINYTSGFRGGERLLYSNDGLIYKTTDHYQTFTRIK, from the coding sequence GTGAATGATGTTCTGCAGTATAAGTATCACTTCAACGCAAGTGGAAACTTAGGCTATCATGAAGATATGGTGAATGGTGTTGATTATCGCTATGAGTACGATTTAGCTGAGCGTCTTGTGTCTGTTGTCGCTAATAATGGTTATGCCATTAGTTATAACTACGATGTCAACAACAACATTAGTAAAGTAACGGAAGAAATTAATAACAAACAATTCGTAACGGACTATCTGTACGACAAAGACAATCGCTTAAAGGATGTCACCTACACTCGTGATGGTGTGCAAAATAAGGTGTCAAACAATTATGATACGATCGGTCGTTTAGATACTCGAACAGTTACGTATAACACAACGCCAATTAATACGACGTCTTATACATTTGAAGCTGGTGGTCAAGGAACAAACTCGACAACATCATTAGTCAAAACAATGACAACAAATGGTCATACTTACACGTTTATGTTTGATGATGTAGGCAATATCACAGAGATTAAAGATAATGATGGTTCAACAACGAAAACGATAAATTATGACTATAATGAATTAAATGAACTTGTCCGTGAAGACAACGAAGTAGTCAACAAAACAATCGTTTATGATTACGACTTAGGAGGAAATATCCTCTCAAAAACAGAATATCCTTATACACTAGGAGATTTAGCCGGGGTTACAGGTACAAAGATTGACTATACGTATGGTAATGCAAACTGGAAGGACCAATTAACGAAATACGATGGTAAAACGATTGATTATGACGCGATAGGTAATCCGATTAGCTATGACGGTTACACGTATACGTGGGAAGCAGGAGACCAGCTTGCAGGAATATCCAGCACCGAAGTCACCACTTCTTACAAGTATAACGATGGTGGCTACCGTACGGAAAAAACAGTGAATGGCGTAACTACAAACTATTACCTTGAAGGCTCGCACGTCACGTACGAAACAACTGGTGATGATGAAATCTATTACACGTACGACAGCAAACTCATCAGCATGAACTTAAACGGCGAAGAATACTTCTACGTCTATAACTTGCAGGGGGATGTTGTTGGATTACTAGATTCCACTGGAACAGAAATCGTTTCCTACACGTACGACACGTGGGGGCAAGTCATTTCAATAACTGGAACAAAAGCAAGTACAGTCGGAGAAAAGAACCCATACCGTTATCGAGGGTATCGCTATGACAGTGAAACAGGGCTATACTACCTAAACGCTAGATACTATAACCCAGAGTGGGGACGAATGCTGAATGCAGACTCATTCGGAGGATTTACAGGCGAACTTTTAAGTCATAATGTCTATGCATACGTGCTGAACAATCCGGTGATGTTGTTTGATCCGACGGGGTATTATGCGATGGGGATTACCCCAGAGGTTTTTGGTGCCGGTGCTCCAACAACTGATGGGATAAACACTGAGAGTGTTTTGTACACTATAGATGTTTATTTATCCTTTATGCCTGGATCTGGTTTGGTTGCAAAGGGTACAAGTAAGGCAATTGGCTTTGTAAGTAAATTATTTGGTAAAGGTGCAGGTAAAGTTCTTAATAGCTTTGATGATGTAGCTAATTATGTTAGGAAAAATGGAAAACTACCTGATAATTATATAACAAAAAAAGAAGCAAGAATATTAGGTTGGAATCCTAGAGAGGGAAATTTAGCGGATGTAGCACCTGGAAAGAGTATTGGTGGTGATATTTTCAAAAATAAAGAAAACCTTTTACCAAGTTCCTCAGGAAGAGTATGGTATGAGGCTGATATCAATTACACTTCTGGTTTTCGAGGTGGAGAAAGATTATTGTATTCTAATGATGGTTTAATTTATAAAACAACTGACCATTACCAAACATTCACAAGAATTAAATAA
- a CDS encoding barstar family protein gives MNKVIINGEEFLNIEEFHKYIKVKMELPDYYGENLNALWDCITGFIDLPLLLVWVNFEKSKVYIGKYAEEVLQVFKEAQNELEDDFIVEVK, from the coding sequence ATGAATAAGGTAATAATAAATGGTGAAGAGTTTCTTAATATAGAAGAATTTCATAAGTATATTAAGGTGAAAATGGAATTACCTGATTATTATGGTGAAAATTTAAATGCTTTATGGGATTGTATTACTGGTTTTATAGATTTGCCTTTGTTGCTCGTATGGGTAAATTTTGAAAAAAGTAAAGTGTATATTGGAAAATACGCTGAAGAAGTTTTACAGGTTTTCAAAGAAGCTCAAAATGAATTAGAAGACGATTTCATAGTCGAAGTAAAGTGA
- a CDS encoding DNA polymerase III, which yields MLYHSYLPESHEFHVPLEEILTFGIKSNTKSNNRYSNGGKVKIEITEKLKPKEAPDWIDFRKAVGADLTNRFSKSFCFPLFTNKVLVFNGEVSINIYDQAFYEDLKDTDEEVLNFDTGRSIEHWIKEYWESMVTLEQYFQEKPYSKPEILIFEDVPEQIIRECE from the coding sequence ATGTTATACCATTCTTATTTACCTGAAAGCCATGAGTTTCATGTACCTTTAGAAGAAATCCTGACTTTTGGGATTAAATCCAATACAAAATCCAATAATCGTTATAGCAATGGTGGGAAGGTCAAGATAGAAATTACAGAAAAACTTAAACCAAAAGAAGCACCTGATTGGATTGATTTTAGAAAAGCAGTAGGAGCTGATTTAACAAATCGATTTTCTAAATCATTTTGCTTTCCACTTTTCACAAATAAAGTCTTAGTGTTTAATGGTGAGGTATCTATAAATATCTATGACCAAGCATTTTATGAGGATTTAAAAGATACAGACGAGGAAGTGTTAAATTTCGATACTGGTAGAAGTATTGAGCATTGGATAAAGGAATACTGGGAGAGTATGGTTACTTTGGAACAGTACTTTCAAGAAAAACCATATTCTAAACCTGAGATTTTAATTTTTGAAGATGTGCCCGAACAAATCATAAGAGAATGTGAATAA
- a CDS encoding Fic family protein → MNTNQLFNEIDKLKNDLDRKRPLPSEVVKNLRDHLIVEWTYHSNGIEGNTLTLSETKVVLEDGITIGGKLMREHLEAINHKEAISFIEDQVKDDTSITQQTIKDIHAIILRGIDAENAGVYRKVKVLISGAEHVPPSPLVLEDEMEGLIDWYKKTTVHPIERAALLHSFFVKIHPFIDGNGRTARLLLNLDLMKSGYLPIVLRKEQRLQYYEALDQSHVKQKYSPFVNMVGESLKQRMKYILEFLE, encoded by the coding sequence ATGAACACAAACCAACTCTTTAATGAGATTGATAAATTAAAAAATGATTTAGATCGAAAGAGACCACTTCCAAGTGAAGTAGTAAAGAATTTACGCGACCACTTGATTGTAGAATGGACATATCACTCAAATGGTATTGAAGGTAATACTTTAACTTTATCAGAAACAAAAGTTGTCCTTGAAGATGGTATTACGATAGGTGGTAAGTTAATGAGGGAGCATCTCGAAGCGATTAATCATAAAGAGGCTATCTCCTTTATTGAAGACCAAGTTAAAGACGATACATCTATTACTCAACAGACGATTAAAGACATTCATGCCATTATTTTAAGAGGAATTGACGCAGAAAATGCTGGTGTTTATCGAAAAGTTAAAGTATTAATTTCTGGTGCGGAACATGTTCCTCCTAGTCCTCTTGTACTTGAGGATGAAATGGAAGGTCTCATTGATTGGTATAAAAAAACAACTGTTCATCCAATAGAAAGAGCTGCGTTACTTCATAGTTTCTTCGTTAAAATTCATCCATTTATTGACGGGAATGGAAGGACTGCAAGATTGTTATTAAATCTTGACCTTATGAAGTCTGGATATTTACCAATTGTCTTAAGAAAAGAACAACGTTTGCAATATTACGAAGCATTAGACCAATCTCACGTAAAGCAGAAATATTCTCCGTTTGTAAATATGGTTGGAGAAAGTTTAAAACAGAGAATGAAATATATATTAGAATTTTTAGAGTAA
- a CDS encoding RHS repeat-associated core domain-containing protein, whose product MNGVTTNYYLEGSHVTYETNGTDEIYYTYDSKLISMNLNGEEYFYVYNLQGDVVGLLDSSGTEVVSYTYDTWGKVISITGTKASTVGEKNPYRYRGYRYDSETGLYYLNARYYNPEWGRMLNADSFGGFTGELLSHNVYAYVQNNPVMLYDPTGHFSEKNYGFGVPMRGKTRRPNNKITKTTNQNALKGKNLETAKKNYSEYHNIRKAEKGTKKNSSSPDFIVSPVGTAIPVPKGAKGPGPVENGLGFLYKGGSGGNVLNNAVKGVRIMEPTWRYPTGYASYFNKSNQAVNPITGRTIGKSDPWWHIVTK is encoded by the coding sequence GTGAATGGCGTCACTACAAACTATTACCTTGAAGGCTCACACGTCACGTACGAAACAAATGGAACTGATGAAATCTACTACACGTACGACAGCAAACTCATCAGCATGAACTTAAACGGTGAAGAATACTTCTACGTCTATAACTTGCAGGGTGATGTTGTTGGTTTACTAGATTCTTCAGGTACAGAAGTCGTTTCTTACACGTACGACACGTGGGGGAAAGTTATTTCGATAACTGGAACGAAAGCAAGTACAGTTGGAGAAAAGAACCCTTATCGTTACAGAGGCTATCGCTATGATAGTGAAACAGGATTATATTATCTAAACGCTAGATACTACAACCCAGAGTGGGGACGAATGCTGAATGCAGACTCCTTTGGTGGATTTACAGGCGAACTCCTAAGCCATAACGTCTATGCATACGTGCAGAACAATCCGGTGATGTTGTATGATCCGACGGGACATTTTTCTGAAAAGAATTATGGCTTTGGAGTGCCGATGCGTGGAAAAACAAGAAGGCCTAATAATAAAATAACAAAAACAACAAATCAAAATGCATTAAAAGGGAAAAATCTAGAAACAGCGAAAAAGAATTATAGTGAATATCACAATATAAGAAAAGCGGAAAAAGGTACTAAAAAGAATTCAAGTTCACCCGACTTTATTGTATCTCCAGTAGGAACTGCAATACCCGTCCCAAAAGGTGCAAAAGGTCCAGGGCCTGTAGAAAATGGTTTAGGTTTTTTATATAAAGGCGGTAGCGGTGGAAATGTACTAAATAATGCAGTTAAAGGTGTTAGAATTATGGAACCTACTTGGAGATATCCAACTGGATATGCATCTTATTTTAATAAATCAAATCAAGCAGTAAATCCAATAACAGGGAGAACAATTGGGAAATCAGACCCTTGGTGGCATATTGTAACTAAATAA
- a CDS encoding peroxiredoxin yields the protein MAERTVGKQAPRFEMDAVLPNKEFGKVSLEENMKNDKWTVLFFYPMDFTFVCPTEIIAFSDRYDEFEDLDAEVIGVSTDTIHTHKAWINTSRDENGLGELKYPLAADTNHTVSADYGVLIEEKGIALRGVFIISPEGELAYSAINNLDVGRDVNETLRILQALQTGGLCPANWKPGQGTL from the coding sequence ATGGCAGAACGTACAGTAGGAAAACAAGCTCCACGTTTTGAAATGGATGCTGTTCTTCCAAACAAAGAATTTGGTAAAGTAAGCTTAGAAGAGAACATGAAAAACGACAAGTGGACAGTTCTTTTCTTCTATCCAATGGACTTCACTTTCGTTTGTCCGACAGAAATCATTGCATTCTCTGATCGCTACGATGAGTTCGAAGATTTAGATGCAGAAGTAATCGGTGTTTCAACTGATACAATCCACACTCACAAAGCTTGGATCAACACTTCTCGTGATGAAAACGGCTTAGGTGAATTAAAATACCCATTAGCAGCTGACACGAACCACACTGTATCTGCTGATTATGGTGTTCTAATCGAAGAAAAAGGTATTGCACTTCGCGGTGTATTCATCATCAGCCCTGAAGGTGAATTAGCTTATTCTGCAATCAACAACTTAGATGTTGGTCGTGACGTAAACGAAACATTACGTATTTTACAAGCGCTTCAAACTGGTGGACTTTGCCCAGCAAACTGGAAGCCAGGTCAAGGAACTCTTTAA